TTTGTCACAGGCGAAACTATTCAAGCGGCGATTAAAAACGGCGAAAAACGCTTCGAAATGGGCTACCGTTATAGCTACGATATGTTGGGTGAGGCCGCATTCACCCAAGCCGATGCAAAACGTTACTATGATGATTATGTTGCTTCTATTCACGCTGTAGGGGCGACTTCTCGTGGTTTAGGCGTGTATAAATCATCGGGTGTGTCGGTTAAACTTTCTGCGATTCATCCCCGTTACAGCTTGGCACAGCACGAGCGTGTAATGAGCGAACTCTACCCACGTTTGAAAGAGTTGTTCTTACTTGCCAAAAAATATGATATTGGCTTGAACATTGACGCCGAAGAAGCCGATCGCCTTGAATTATCCCTTGATTTAATGGATAAATTGCTGACTGACCCTGATTTAGCGGGCTTTAATGGCATTGGCTTTGTGGTGCAGGCATACCAAAAACGCTGTCCGTATGTGATTGATTATTTGATTGAAAAAGCCCGTGCCAACAACCGCCAATTGATGATCCGCTTGGTGAAGGGGGCGTATTGGGACACCGAAATCAAACGTGCCCAAACGGATTGTGCTGAAGCCTACCCTGTTTTCTCCCGCAAAGTGCATACGGATTTGAATTACATTGTTTGTGCCAAGAAATTGCTTGCCGCACAAGATGTGATCTACCCACAATTTGCGACCCATAATGCTCAAACCCTTTCGACGATTTACCATCTTGCCAAAGGCAAACGCTTTGAATTCCAATGCTTACACGGAATGGGCGAAACCCTTTACGATCAAGTGGTTGGCGAAAATAATCTCAACGTGCAATGCCGCATTTACGCTCCAGTCGGCTCTTATCAAACCCTGTTGGCATACTTGGTTCGCCGTTTGTTAGAAAACGGGGCGAACAGCTCCTTTGTGAACCAAATTGTCGATGAAAATTTAAGCATTGACGATCTCGCCCAAGATCCTGTGGCGAAAGCGGCACAAACAAACGGCTTGATGCACCCGAAAATTCTATTGCCCGCCAAGCTATTCGGCGAGCAACGGCAAAACTCCAAAGGCTACGATTTAACCGATGCGATCCACTTGCGTGATCTTGAAGAAAAGCTCAACGAACTTGCTAAACAGACCTACCACGCCGAACCGCAGCTTGCAGACGGCACGACAAGCGGTCAGTTCTGCCGCAAAATTTGCAATCCCGCTTATGTGCAAGAGATTGTCGGCAAAGTGACTGATGCCACGGCAGATGATGTTGCTAAAGCCTTTGATGCAGCTGAAAAATTCCAAATCGAATGGCAAGCCACTTCGCCAGTCGCTCGTGCCGAAATGCTCGAAAAAATGGCTGATCTTATGGAAGAAAATATGCCGCAACTGTTTGATTTAGCGGTGCGTGAAGCGGGTAAAACTCTGAATAATGCGATTGCAGAAGTGCGAGAAGCGGTCGATTTCTGTCGTTATTATGCAAAAGAAGTGCGGTTCAACCCTGAAGGTTACCGCAATCCACGTGGCATTGTGGTGGCAATCAGCCCGTGGAATTTCCCATTGGCGATTTTCGTGGGTGAAGTTTCATCGGCATTAGTCGCAGGCAATGTGGTGTTGGCAAAACCAGCGGAGCAGACGTCATTGATGGCATATTATGCGGTGAGTTTGTTCCACCAAGCGGGCGTGCCGAAAGCAGCATTGCAGTGTTTGTGCGGTAGCGGCAAAGTGGTTGGGGCGACTTTGGTTGCCGATCCTCGTGTAAACGGCGTGATTTTTACTGGCTCAACCGATACAGCAAAGAACATTAACAGTAATCTACAAAAAAATGAAAAAATTATTCCGCTTGTTGCCGAAACGGGTGGACAGAATGCGATGATTGTTGACAGTTCCGCCTTGGGCGAGCAAGTGGTTGCCGATGTGCTGAATTCGGCATTCGATTCAGCAGGACAACGCTGTTCCGCCTTGCGAGTATTGTATGTGCAACGTGATGTTGCCGACCATATTCTGACGATGCTCAAAGGGGCGATGGCAGAATTGAAAGTGGGGCGTCCACAGCAACTCACTACCGATGTTGGCCCTGTGATTGACCAAGTGGCACAAAAACGTTTGCTCGATCACATTGAAAATATCAAAAAATCGGCGAAAGATTGCTACCAAGTGGCGATCGATCCTGAAATCGCCCAAAACGGCATTTTCGTCCCCCCGACTTTGCTTGAAATTGGCCACATCAGTCAGCTCAAACACGAAGTATTCGGACCCGTGTTACACGTGATCCGTTTCGATGTGGAGCAACTGCCGCAAGTAATGGCGGATATCAACTCAACGGGCTTTGGCTTGACCAGTGGCTTGCATAGCCGTATTGATGAAACCGTCGATTTATGGCTTGACAGCATTCACGCCGGCAACTTGTATGTGAACCGCAACACTGTGGGGGCGGTGGTCGGTGTGCAGCCTTTCGGTGGAATGGGGTTGTCGGGAACGGGGCCAAAAGCAGGCGGACCGCTTTATCTGCAACGTCTCGTCAACCGCAGCGAATGGACGCTAGAGGGCTTATCAGGCGACGCAAAAGCTGTGGATACCCGCACACTCAAAGCGGGCATTCAAGCGGTGCTTTCTGGCACAGAATTGCAAGATGCGTTGGATCTCATCACCAGCCTCGTACGTCAATCGCCACTTGGCAAAGTGTTCAAAATGCAAGGCATTACGGGTGAAAACAATCTAATGCGATTAGAAGCTCGCCCAGCGATCGCCATCGGCAACGGCTCACGTTATCAGCAAATCCAAGCCTTGATCGCCGTGGTGTTGTGTGGTAGCAAAGCGGTAGTACAACGTGAAAGCGAACTTGCCAAACACGCAGCCCAATTTGACGGCTTAGTCAGCGTAGCGGACGACTTCAACAAAGTCGAAAAACTCAGCGTAATGATTGTGCTTGATCCGCTTTCTGCAGATCAAAAAGCCCACTATGCTGAACGTGTAGGGGCAATTTTGACTTATGTTGAAAGTTTGGATTTAGCCTTATCGCTACTGCCACTGGTTCACGAAAAAGCCATCAGTATCAACACTGCAGCCGCAGGCGGCAACGCAAGTTTGATGAGTGAAATGGATTAAGTGGCACAACAAGCGGTTAGATTTTGCAAGTTTTTTGCAAAATGTGACCGCTTGTAACCACAACATCTTGTGCTTTGTTTGAAAGACAAACACAAGATGTTGCGTTGTGTTCTTCGCAAAAAATATTTTCCTTTAAAATCAAAATATTCTACGAACTAATCAGCCCTGCCATTTTGTCAAGACTTGCTCTGTAAAAAAATATGGCTAGAATATGGGGTTATTCTGACAAATTTCTCGTGTAAGGTTCACTATGTCCCGCAATATTTTCGAAAAACGCATTCAAATTAAGCCTTATGAGTATCCTGAATTGCTTGAGTTTAAAGATGCAATTCGCCATTCTTACTGGTTACATACCGAATTCAACTTCACAGGTGATATTCAAGATTATCGAACCAATATCAACGATCACGAACGCCATGTGTTAACCCGCACGATGTTGGCAATTTCGCAAGTGGAAGTGAATGTGAAGCGTTTCTGGGGTGATTTGTATAAATATTTCCCAAAACCTGAAATTGATGATGTGGGCGGTACATTTGCAGAGTCAGAAGTTCGCCATAAAGATGCTTACTCATTTCTCCTTGAAAAGTTAGGCTTAAATGAGATGTTCTCGCAGATTAAAGAAATCAAGCCATTGATGAAACGGATTGAATATATGGAAGATTTTATGCGAGAGAAAGATGAAGGCAAAGGGCAGTTTGTATTGTCGCTAGTGCTTTTCTCGCTTTTCGTTGAGCATATTTCACTGTTTGGACAATTTCTAGTGATGATGTCGTTTAATAAACATCGCAACTTGTTCAAAGGTATTTCAAATGCGGTGGAAGCAACTTCCAAAGAAGAAGAAATCCACGGGCGTTTTGGGATTGCGTTATATGAAATTTTGCGTGATGAACATAGCGAATTGTTCACACCAGAATTCTATACAGAGCTGAAAGTGTTAGCTGATCAAGCTCTTGAAGCTGAACGTGGTATTTTGGATTGGATTTTTGAAGAAGGCGATTTGAGCTTTATTAGCCGTAAAACTGTAGAAAACTATATTATGAGCCGTTATAACAACTCGCTCACTACATTAGGTTTAGAACCGCCTTACGATATTGATCCAGATCTGTTGAAAGAAACCGAATGGTTTGATATTGAAATTATTTCAACCAAAGAAACGGACTTCTTTAACAAGCGTAGTACTGATTACAGTAAAAAAATGAAGCAGATTACTGCTGACGACTTATTCTAACTTTGACTTACATAG
The nucleotide sequence above comes from Pasteurellaceae bacterium Orientalotternb1. Encoded proteins:
- a CDS encoding bifunctional proline dehydrogenase/L-glutamate gamma-semialdehyde dehydrogenase encodes the protein MSLYQIFPKSTGVRPSLSEHYRADEQTLVQQLLEHAKTDEYAAEIKALTTQLVGKVRTARKKASGVDALMHEFSLSSQEGVALMCLAEALLRIPDTMTADKLIRDKIAKGDWRSHTGNSPSLFVNAAAWGLVITGKLVSTHSESSLSSALSRLIAKGGEPLIRRGVDVAMRLLGKQFVTGETIQAAIKNGEKRFEMGYRYSYDMLGEAAFTQADAKRYYDDYVASIHAVGATSRGLGVYKSSGVSVKLSAIHPRYSLAQHERVMSELYPRLKELFLLAKKYDIGLNIDAEEADRLELSLDLMDKLLTDPDLAGFNGIGFVVQAYQKRCPYVIDYLIEKARANNRQLMIRLVKGAYWDTEIKRAQTDCAEAYPVFSRKVHTDLNYIVCAKKLLAAQDVIYPQFATHNAQTLSTIYHLAKGKRFEFQCLHGMGETLYDQVVGENNLNVQCRIYAPVGSYQTLLAYLVRRLLENGANSSFVNQIVDENLSIDDLAQDPVAKAAQTNGLMHPKILLPAKLFGEQRQNSKGYDLTDAIHLRDLEEKLNELAKQTYHAEPQLADGTTSGQFCRKICNPAYVQEIVGKVTDATADDVAKAFDAAEKFQIEWQATSPVARAEMLEKMADLMEENMPQLFDLAVREAGKTLNNAIAEVREAVDFCRYYAKEVRFNPEGYRNPRGIVVAISPWNFPLAIFVGEVSSALVAGNVVLAKPAEQTSLMAYYAVSLFHQAGVPKAALQCLCGSGKVVGATLVADPRVNGVIFTGSTDTAKNINSNLQKNEKIIPLVAETGGQNAMIVDSSALGEQVVADVLNSAFDSAGQRCSALRVLYVQRDVADHILTMLKGAMAELKVGRPQQLTTDVGPVIDQVAQKRLLDHIENIKKSAKDCYQVAIDPEIAQNGIFVPPTLLEIGHISQLKHEVFGPVLHVIRFDVEQLPQVMADINSTGFGLTSGLHSRIDETVDLWLDSIHAGNLYVNRNTVGAVVGVQPFGGMGLSGTGPKAGGPLYLQRLVNRSEWTLEGLSGDAKAVDTRTLKAGIQAVLSGTELQDALDLITSLVRQSPLGKVFKMQGITGENNLMRLEARPAIAIGNGSRYQQIQALIAVVLCGSKAVVQRESELAKHAAQFDGLVSVADDFNKVEKLSVMIVLDPLSADQKAHYAERVGAILTYVESLDLALSLLPLVHEKAISINTAAAGGNASLMSEMD
- a CDS encoding ribonucleotide reductase is translated as MSRNIFEKRIQIKPYEYPELLEFKDAIRHSYWLHTEFNFTGDIQDYRTNINDHERHVLTRTMLAISQVEVNVKRFWGDLYKYFPKPEIDDVGGTFAESEVRHKDAYSFLLEKLGLNEMFSQIKEIKPLMKRIEYMEDFMREKDEGKGQFVLSLVLFSLFVEHISLFGQFLVMMSFNKHRNLFKGISNAVEATSKEEEIHGRFGIALYEILRDEHSELFTPEFYTELKVLADQALEAERGILDWIFEEGDLSFISRKTVENYIMSRYNNSLTTLGLEPPYDIDPDLLKETEWFDIEIISTKETDFFNKRSTDYSKKMKQITADDLF